In Salinisphaera sp. LB1, one genomic interval encodes:
- a CDS encoding IS481 family transposase, protein MNTHKNARLTVHGRDLLVRRILQQGQRPVEAAQAMGVSARTAYKWLARYREHGQSGLYERSSRPARCPHRLSEATRQRIVALRRERRIYRAISRELGVPVTTIARVLQRAGLNRLSALDPAPPVKRYTREAPGDLLHLDIKKLGRFERPGHRVTGNRQAGRSRGAGWDHVHVAIDDHSRVSHATIWPDETGPSAVRALIAALRYYRHLGVRFDRVLTDNGGCYKSAVFAKACRRLGLKHKRTRPYRPRTNGKAERLIQTALHEWAYARAYDNADQRAAHLPHWLHDYNWHRPHASLDYHTPISTLGLNNLVALHN, encoded by the coding sequence ATGAACACCCACAAGAATGCGCGTTTGACCGTTCATGGTCGAGACCTGTTGGTCCGTCGAATCCTTCAACAGGGTCAGCGCCCGGTCGAAGCGGCGCAGGCCATGGGCGTGAGCGCGCGGACCGCTTACAAGTGGCTGGCCCGATATCGCGAGCACGGTCAGTCCGGCTTGTATGAACGCAGTTCGCGACCGGCTCGTTGCCCCCATCGGCTATCCGAGGCAACCCGGCAGCGGATCGTGGCCTTGCGGCGTGAGCGGCGTATCTATCGCGCGATCAGTCGCGAACTGGGCGTGCCCGTGACCACGATCGCACGCGTGCTTCAGCGAGCCGGCCTGAACCGACTGTCCGCGCTGGATCCCGCGCCGCCGGTCAAGCGCTATACTCGCGAGGCACCCGGCGATCTGCTGCATCTCGATATCAAGAAGCTCGGCCGCTTCGAGCGCCCCGGTCACCGCGTGACCGGCAATCGACAAGCCGGACGTTCACGCGGCGCAGGCTGGGACCATGTCCACGTGGCCATCGACGATCACAGCCGCGTCAGTCACGCGACAATCTGGCCGGATGAAACGGGACCGAGTGCCGTTCGCGCCCTGATAGCCGCTTTGCGCTATTACCGGCACCTGGGCGTACGATTCGACCGCGTGCTGACCGATAACGGCGGCTGTTACAAGTCGGCTGTCTTCGCCAAGGCTTGTCGGCGACTCGGGCTCAAACACAAGAGGACACGGCCCTACCGGCCGCGCACCAACGGCAAAGCCGAGCGGCTGATCCAGACCGCGCTGCACGAATGGGCCTATGCTCGCGCCTATGACAATGCCGATCAGCGTGCCGCCCATCTGCCCCACTGGCTGCATGACTATAACTGGCATCGCCCCCATGCCAGTCTCGACTACCACACACCCATCAGCACCCTCGGCCTGAACAACCTGGTGGCTTTACACAACTAG
- a CDS encoding DUF945 family protein, whose amino-acid sequence MARKLVLGAAAVVVVVGGAALVAPYFIGQTVESRFRAQVAAISQRTDIPIRVTAYRRHWFSADATTTARLGTRRVTLHYAIHHGPLPGFNLATIKTHWSAANLALTKGRDKPVVSAHTTVDFDGDSTTTIHAGQLEGDVTDHDGRQVHVVWQGLDGQLRVDDKQHLTLKSPGLRLQRDGVTSGYKNLTLTAQGARLRSGGLDELQPRDLVGRSDVEFGQVFFRGPGNRHNMTFSGALESRSSVPKANRWNFHTALKLRDLALPSRDASTAALKIHAATLEAGFKDLNAHRVLALLDAIQPYQRQRVGADADEVKRINARIGALMLKRLPGLLTDDSVLQIGLPTLDTGRGAAGMQVTASLQPATVLSNPDRADRLSGLLQRAAVKASAHVDKPVMQWLLAQSEEPAKGRKALANLAQERLIGMQKGAIESSFYMDHKTMRVNGHALPDRMRRALLMGLFASGAH is encoded by the coding sequence ATGGCAAGGAAACTCGTTTTAGGGGCGGCTGCGGTCGTCGTGGTTGTCGGCGGGGCGGCCCTCGTGGCGCCGTATTTCATAGGTCAAACGGTGGAAAGCCGTTTTCGGGCACAGGTGGCGGCCATCAGCCAGCGCACGGATATTCCGATCCGCGTGACGGCCTATCGTCGCCACTGGTTTTCGGCCGATGCGACGACCACGGCCAGGCTTGGCACGCGCCGGGTCACGCTGCACTACGCCATCCACCACGGGCCGCTCCCGGGTTTCAACCTCGCCACCATCAAAACACATTGGTCGGCCGCCAATCTCGCCCTGACGAAGGGGCGCGACAAGCCGGTGGTGAGCGCGCATACCACGGTCGATTTCGATGGCGACAGTACGACTACCATCCACGCGGGGCAGCTCGAGGGTGACGTCACCGACCATGACGGCCGACAAGTGCATGTCGTGTGGCAGGGCCTGGACGGTCAACTGCGCGTCGACGATAAACAGCATCTGACGCTGAAATCGCCCGGCCTGCGGCTGCAGCGCGACGGGGTGACGAGCGGCTACAAGAATCTCACGCTGACCGCGCAGGGCGCGCGGCTGCGCAGCGGTGGGCTCGACGAGTTGCAGCCCCGCGATCTGGTCGGGCGCAGCGATGTCGAGTTCGGCCAGGTCTTTTTTCGTGGGCCGGGCAACAGGCACAACATGACCTTCAGTGGCGCGTTGGAAAGCCGCTCGAGCGTGCCGAAAGCCAATCGCTGGAACTTTCATACGGCGTTGAAGCTGCGCGACTTGGCTCTACCGTCGCGCGATGCCTCGACTGCGGCGCTCAAGATCCATGCGGCCACGCTGGAAGCCGGGTTCAAGGACTTGAACGCGCACCGGGTGCTGGCACTGTTGGACGCCATCCAGCCATACCAACGACAGCGCGTCGGGGCCGACGCGGATGAGGTCAAGCGGATCAACGCCCGGATCGGTGCCTTGATGCTCAAGCGCCTGCCCGGCTTGCTTACCGATGACAGCGTGCTGCAGATCGGCCTGCCGACGCTGGATACCGGTCGCGGCGCGGCCGGCATGCAGGTGACGGCCTCGCTGCAGCCGGCCACGGTTCTGTCGAATCCCGATCGCGCCGATCGCCTCTCGGGGTTGCTTCAGCGCGCCGCCGTCAAGGCTTCGGCGCATGTTGACAAGCCGGTGATGCAGTGGCTGCTGGCGCAGAGCGAAGAACCGGCCAAAGGGCGCAAGGCATTGGCGAATCTGGCGCAGGAAAGACTGATCGGGATGCAAAAGGGCGCCATCGAGAGTTCGTTCTACATGGATCACAAGACGATGCGCGTCAATGGGCACGCCCTGCCGGACCGCATGCGCCGGGCGCTGCTCATGGGGCTGTTTGCCAGCGGCGCTCACTAG